Proteins encoded together in one Microbacterium sp. zg-Y625 window:
- a CDS encoding phosphatidate cytidylyltransferase: MTDASDDPERPPEAPLRRSEARRSSGDPSVEFTTHLRAARSEFEQQVERARADFDIANEKIKQRTGRDLIVATLTGLGLGVVVVGSLMFFKELFLIFAVPVAILGVFEFGRALQLAGRRVDLVPQVVAALALVLSGFFLDYWTHWAVAFAAVAFVIVWRLVAQMASSDGRSYGDVLSDALIAGFIQLYVGFLGSLLLILLRQEQGEWWVLAMIGTAVAADTGAYAFGLMFGKHPMAPRISPKKTWEGFGGAVLAAVAAGVLFGIFLLEVPWWAGVTFGLVILATATLGDLGESMIKRDLGIKDMSSWLPGHGGVLDRLDSILPSTVPALALYFAFFPLVAA; encoded by the coding sequence ATGACCGACGCGTCCGACGATCCGGAGCGCCCGCCCGAAGCACCCCTGCGGCGCTCGGAGGCACGGCGGTCCTCCGGCGACCCCAGCGTGGAGTTCACGACGCATCTGCGCGCGGCGCGCTCCGAGTTCGAACAGCAGGTCGAGCGCGCCCGCGCGGACTTCGACATCGCCAACGAGAAGATCAAGCAGCGCACCGGTCGCGACCTCATCGTCGCGACCCTGACCGGCCTCGGCCTCGGCGTGGTCGTGGTCGGGTCGCTGATGTTCTTCAAGGAGCTCTTCCTGATCTTCGCCGTGCCGGTGGCGATCCTCGGTGTGTTCGAGTTCGGGCGCGCGCTGCAGTTGGCCGGCCGCCGCGTCGACCTCGTGCCGCAGGTTGTGGCGGCGCTGGCGCTCGTGCTGTCGGGGTTCTTCCTGGACTACTGGACGCACTGGGCCGTCGCCTTCGCCGCGGTCGCCTTCGTGATCGTGTGGCGCCTGGTCGCCCAGATGGCCTCGAGTGACGGCCGCAGCTACGGCGACGTGCTCTCGGATGCGCTGATCGCCGGCTTCATCCAGCTCTACGTCGGCTTCCTCGGCAGCCTGCTGCTGATCCTGCTGCGGCAGGAGCAGGGCGAGTGGTGGGTGCTGGCGATGATCGGCACCGCCGTCGCCGCCGACACCGGCGCGTACGCGTTCGGACTCATGTTCGGCAAGCACCCCATGGCGCCGCGCATCAGCCCGAAGAAGACCTGGGAGGGGTTCGGCGGCGCGGTGCTGGCCGCCGTGGCCGCCGGCGTGCTGTTCGGGATCTTCCTGCTGGAGGTGCCGTGGTGGGCCGGCGTGACCTTCGGGCTGGTGATCCTCGCGACCGCCACCCTGGGCGACCTCGGCGAATCGATGATCAAACGCGACCTGGGCATCAAGGACATGAGTTCCTGGCTTCCCGGCCACGGCGGCGTGCTCGACCGGCTGGACTCGATCCTGCCGTCCACGGTGCCGGCGCTGGCGCTGTACTTCGCGTTCTTCCCCCTGGTGGCGGCATGA
- the frr gene encoding ribosome recycling factor: MIADVLADAGTRMDRAVEAAKDDFATVRTGRANPQLFQKILVDYYGTPTPLAQLASLNNAEARTLVVTPYDKSALKAIEQAIRDTPNLGANPSNDGTIVRVTMPELTQERRKEYVKLVRNKAEDHKVHVRGLRRKAKDDLDALKSDVGEDDLARAEKELDALTRAHVDAIDDALKRKETELLEV; this comes from the coding sequence GTGATCGCCGATGTGCTGGCCGATGCCGGAACACGCATGGACCGCGCCGTGGAGGCCGCGAAGGATGACTTCGCCACCGTCCGCACGGGGCGCGCCAACCCGCAGCTTTTCCAGAAGATCCTGGTGGATTACTACGGCACCCCCACGCCGCTCGCGCAGCTGGCCTCGCTCAACAACGCCGAGGCCCGCACTCTCGTGGTGACCCCGTACGACAAGTCGGCGCTGAAGGCCATCGAACAGGCCATCCGCGACACGCCGAACCTCGGCGCGAACCCGTCGAACGACGGCACCATCGTGCGCGTCACCATGCCCGAGCTGACGCAGGAGCGGCGCAAGGAGTACGTCAAACTCGTGCGCAACAAGGCCGAGGACCACAAGGTGCACGTCCGCGGCCTGCGCCGCAAGGCGAAGGACGACCTCGACGCCCTCAAGAGCGATGTGGGCGAAGACGACCTCGCTCGCGCGGAGAAGGAGCTCGACGCCCTCACCCGCGCCCACGTGGACGCGATCGACGACGCGCTGAAGCGCAAAGAGACCGAGCTGCTCGAGGTCTGA
- the pyrH gene encoding UMP kinase, whose translation MIDEATGRRRVLLKLSGEAFGGGQLGVNPDIVSQIAREIAAAVDRVEVAIVVGGGNFFRGAELSLRGMDRGRADYMGMLGTVMNALALQDFLEQAGAATRVQSAISMTQVAEPYIPRRAERHMEKGRVVIFGAGAGLPYFSTDTVAAQRALEIGANEVLMAKNGVDGVYTADPRVDASATRLERVTYGEALQQGLKVVDSTAFSLCMDNRIDMRVFGMEPAGNVTRALLGEQIGTLVTA comes from the coding sequence GTGATCGATGAGGCCACCGGACGCCGGCGCGTCCTGCTGAAGCTGTCCGGCGAAGCGTTCGGGGGTGGCCAGCTCGGCGTCAATCCCGACATCGTCAGCCAGATCGCGCGCGAGATCGCCGCAGCCGTCGACCGTGTCGAAGTGGCGATCGTGGTGGGCGGGGGCAACTTCTTCCGCGGCGCCGAGCTCAGCCTGCGCGGCATGGACCGGGGGCGGGCCGACTACATGGGCATGCTCGGAACGGTCATGAACGCGCTGGCCCTGCAGGACTTCCTCGAGCAGGCGGGCGCGGCAACCCGGGTGCAGTCGGCCATCTCGATGACGCAGGTCGCCGAGCCGTACATCCCGCGCCGCGCGGAGCGGCACATGGAGAAGGGCCGTGTCGTCATCTTCGGCGCCGGCGCAGGCCTGCCGTACTTCTCCACCGACACCGTCGCCGCGCAGCGTGCGCTGGAGATCGGCGCGAACGAGGTGCTCATGGCCAAGAACGGCGTGGACGGGGTCTACACCGCCGACCCCCGCGTCGATGCCTCCGCCACCCGACTCGAGCGCGTGACCTACGGCGAGGCGCTGCAGCAGGGCCTGAAGGTCGTCGACTCGACCGCGTTCAGCCTCTGCATGGACAACCGCATCGACATGCGGGTGTTCGGGATGGAACCGGCCGGCAACGTCACGCGCGCCCTCCTGGGCGAGCAGATCGGGACCCTCGTCACGGCGTAG
- the tsf gene encoding translation elongation factor Ts has translation MANFTIADIKALREQLGTGMVDTKKALEEADGDLEKAVEILRLKGAKGNAKRADRSTSEGLVVAREQDGKVTLIELNTETDFVAKNERFIALADKVADAAAAVAADSVEAALAADANGQTVAQLIDDEAAIIGEKVELRRVRTLTGDNFEIYLHKTSKDLPPQIGVVVAYSGDDAETARSIAQHISFANPTYLSREDVPTAEVEKEREIVTEISRNEGKPEAALPKIVEGRVNAFFKQVALLDQDYAKDNKLSVAQVAKDAGITVTDFARFKVGA, from the coding sequence ATGGCAAACTTCACCATCGCCGACATCAAGGCGCTGCGCGAGCAGCTCGGCACAGGCATGGTCGACACGAAGAAGGCGCTCGAGGAAGCTGACGGCGACCTCGAGAAGGCCGTCGAGATCCTTCGCCTCAAGGGCGCGAAGGGCAACGCGAAGCGTGCGGACCGCTCCACCAGCGAGGGACTCGTCGTCGCGCGTGAGCAGGACGGCAAGGTCACCCTGATCGAGCTGAACACCGAGACCGACTTCGTCGCGAAGAACGAGCGCTTCATCGCGCTGGCCGACAAGGTCGCCGACGCGGCGGCCGCTGTCGCCGCAGACTCGGTCGAGGCCGCTCTTGCGGCTGACGCGAACGGCCAGACCGTCGCGCAGCTCATCGACGACGAGGCCGCGATCATCGGCGAGAAGGTCGAACTGCGCCGCGTGCGCACGCTCACGGGCGACAACTTCGAGATCTACCTGCACAAGACCAGCAAGGACCTGCCCCCGCAGATCGGCGTCGTGGTCGCGTACTCGGGTGACGACGCCGAGACCGCTCGCAGCATCGCGCAGCACATCTCGTTCGCCAACCCGACGTACCTCTCGCGTGAGGACGTCCCCACCGCCGAGGTGGAGAAGGAGCGCGAGATCGTCACCGAGATCTCCCGCAACGAGGGCAAGCCCGAGGCTGCCCTGCCGAAGATCGTCGAGGGGCGCGTCAACGCGTTCTTCAAGCAGGTCGCCCTGCTCGACCAGGACTACGCGAAGGACAACAAGCTGTCCGTCGCCCAGGTCGCGAAGGACGCCGGCATCACGGTCACGGACTTCGCCCGCTTCAAGGTCGGCGCGTAA
- the rpsB gene encoding 30S ribosomal protein S2 — protein MAVVTIRQLLDSGVHFGHQTRRWNPKVKRFILTERSGIHIIDLQQSLGYIDKAYEFVKETVAHGGTILFVGTKKQAQEIIAEQATRVGQPYVNQRWLGGLLTNFTTISKRLARMKELEELDYETPANSGFTKKELLLKKRELDKLHKSLGGIRNLQKTPSAIWVVDAKREHLAIDEAKKLGIPVIGILDTNADPDEFQYPIPGNDDAIRAVGLLTRVIADAAAEGLIQRHQPAAGEAEAAAEPLAEWERELLEQSAPEQSSAATEKVADEAEAQAEVSEIVADEQAIEGEAATESAADAEGAAAAEAAKAE, from the coding sequence ATGGCCGTCGTCACCATTCGCCAGCTGCTCGACAGCGGCGTGCACTTCGGACACCAGACCCGCCGGTGGAACCCGAAAGTCAAGCGCTTCATCCTCACCGAGCGCAGCGGCATCCACATCATCGACCTGCAGCAGTCGCTCGGGTACATCGACAAGGCGTACGAGTTCGTCAAGGAGACCGTCGCCCACGGCGGCACCATCCTCTTCGTCGGCACCAAGAAGCAGGCTCAGGAGATCATCGCCGAGCAGGCGACCCGCGTGGGCCAGCCCTACGTCAACCAGCGCTGGCTCGGTGGTCTGCTGACCAACTTCACCACCATCTCCAAGCGCCTCGCTCGCATGAAGGAGCTCGAGGAGCTCGACTACGAGACCCCGGCGAACAGCGGCTTCACCAAGAAGGAGCTGCTGCTCAAGAAGCGCGAGCTCGACAAGCTGCACAAGTCGCTCGGTGGTATCCGCAACCTGCAGAAGACCCCTTCGGCCATCTGGGTGGTCGACGCCAAGCGTGAGCACCTCGCCATCGACGAGGCCAAGAAGCTCGGCATCCCCGTCATCGGCATCCTCGACACGAACGCCGACCCGGACGAGTTCCAGTACCCGATCCCCGGCAACGACGACGCGATCCGCGCCGTGGGTCTGCTGACCCGCGTGATCGCCGACGCCGCGGCCGAGGGCCTCATCCAGCGTCACCAGCCCGCCGCCGGCGAGGCCGAGGCCGCCGCCGAGCCCCTGGCCGAGTGGGAGCGCGAGCTGCTCGAGCAGAGCGCCCCCGAGCAGTCCTCCGCCGCGACCGAGAAGGTCGCGGACGAGGCCGAGGCGCAGGCCGAGGTCAGCGAGATCGTCGCTGACGAGCAGGCCATCGAGGGCGAAGCCGCCACGGAGTCCGCTGCGGACGCCGAGGGTGCCGCCGCCGCCGAGGCCGCCAAGGCTGAGTAA
- a CDS encoding DUF3060 domain-containing protein, whose translation MSRRAFSLTVVAAAFALSLVACSPIDTDGAQRVTVEPSRAAPAPSASADVATPAPDGDCGGLAVTVSAGRDLRLRGDCPQVTVSGTEVEIDLRGAVVGELLIDGDRHDVEAGDVTDLRVSGQDNDIEASAVGSLDIAGDRNEIDVRGDVGPVMVNGNDNEVDAAALGAVTDSGDRNVIAVDR comes from the coding sequence ATGTCCCGTCGCGCTTTCTCCCTGACCGTCGTCGCCGCGGCATTCGCGCTCTCCCTCGTCGCCTGCAGTCCGATCGACACGGACGGCGCTCAGCGGGTCACCGTGGAGCCATCCCGCGCCGCACCGGCCCCCAGCGCGTCGGCGGACGTTGCCACCCCCGCGCCCGACGGGGACTGCGGCGGGCTCGCGGTCACGGTGTCGGCGGGGCGGGACCTGCGGCTGCGGGGCGACTGCCCGCAGGTGACCGTCAGTGGCACGGAGGTCGAGATCGACCTCCGCGGTGCGGTGGTGGGCGAGCTGCTCATCGACGGTGACCGGCATGACGTCGAAGCGGGCGATGTCACCGACCTTCGCGTGTCCGGTCAGGACAACGACATCGAAGCGTCGGCGGTGGGCTCGCTCGACATCGCCGGCGACCGCAACGAGATCGACGTGCGCGGCGACGTGGGACCCGTCATGGTCAACGGCAACGACAATGAAGTGGATGCCGCGGCGCTCGGCGCGGTCACCGATTCCGGCGACCGCAACGTCATCGCCGTCGACCGCTGA
- a CDS encoding tyrosine-type recombinase/integrase, with amino-acid sequence MLLSEATDRYTVHLADVRRLSGATVRAYRADLADLAAVVGDREIADIHLDALRDWLWTATRRGDARSTIARRAAAARGLFEWALEGGMVEIDPTLRLVTPKRGRTLPNVASADGLAELLDTLVAAAADGDPLALRDAAILELLYGAALRVSELCGTDTVDLDRSNATVRVLGKGAKERVVPYGAPAARALDAYLVRARPVLAARSATAGSALFLGARGSRIGTRAVYDLVARTVGPVVGATTVGPHVLRHSAATHLLDGGADLRAVQEMLGHASLGTTQIYTHVSGERLAAAYRLAHPRA; translated from the coding sequence ATGCTGCTCTCCGAAGCGACTGACCGGTATACGGTCCACCTCGCCGACGTGCGGCGGCTCTCGGGTGCAACGGTGCGGGCCTACCGTGCTGACCTCGCGGACCTCGCCGCCGTCGTCGGCGACCGTGAGATCGCCGACATCCACCTCGACGCCCTGCGCGACTGGCTGTGGACCGCGACCCGTCGAGGCGACGCCCGATCCACGATCGCCCGCCGCGCGGCGGCCGCGCGCGGGCTGTTCGAGTGGGCGCTCGAGGGCGGCATGGTGGAGATCGACCCGACCCTGCGGCTCGTCACGCCCAAGCGGGGACGCACTCTCCCGAACGTCGCGAGCGCGGACGGGCTCGCTGAGCTGCTGGACACGCTCGTCGCCGCGGCGGCGGACGGCGACCCGCTGGCGCTCCGCGACGCCGCCATCCTCGAGCTCCTCTACGGGGCGGCGTTGCGCGTGTCGGAGCTGTGCGGCACGGACACCGTCGACCTCGACCGCTCCAACGCGACCGTGCGGGTGCTCGGCAAAGGCGCGAAGGAGAGGGTCGTCCCCTACGGCGCCCCTGCCGCGCGGGCGCTGGACGCTTACCTCGTGCGGGCGCGGCCTGTGCTGGCCGCACGGTCCGCCACCGCGGGCTCCGCGCTCTTCCTCGGCGCGCGCGGAAGCCGCATCGGCACCCGCGCCGTCTACGACCTCGTCGCCCGCACCGTCGGTCCCGTCGTGGGCGCTACCACGGTCGGGCCGCACGTGCTGCGGCACTCCGCCGCGACACACCTTCTCGACGGGGGCGCCGACCTGCGCGCCGTGCAGGAGATGCTCGGCCACGCGAGCCTCGGCACCACGCAGATCTACACGCACGTCTCCGGAGAGCGACTGGCGGCGGCGTACCGCCTGGCCCACCCGCGAGCGTGA
- a CDS encoding glycosyltransferase family 2 protein produces the protein MECTVVVATVGGPWLADQLTALAAQQLPPTEVIVVNNGAPGAIDETAAAFRGLLPQLTVREDNTRRGAAYARNVGAGAAAAPGILFVDDDDVISTNYVAEMGLALDRADLVSARIRLDMLNPPRLTRGWEGLHESGPMDYFDFLPWTFGGALGCRREVFERTGGFDPDLLTTEDVDFCWRAQLDHGVAFAYVPEATVNYRLRAEPAAAFRQSLAWGEGQAGLYRRYRDRGLRAPSQLRAAARWARSAQLLLSARNRIDLAVAARHAGSRVGRLRGSVRYRCLFL, from the coding sequence GTGGAGTGCACGGTCGTCGTTGCAACAGTGGGGGGTCCGTGGCTGGCGGATCAGCTGACTGCGCTCGCCGCGCAGCAGCTGCCGCCGACGGAGGTCATCGTCGTGAACAACGGCGCACCGGGTGCGATCGATGAGACCGCCGCGGCGTTCCGCGGACTCCTGCCCCAACTGACAGTCCGCGAGGACAACACGCGCCGCGGCGCGGCCTATGCCCGCAACGTCGGAGCCGGTGCGGCCGCAGCTCCGGGGATCCTGTTCGTCGACGACGACGACGTCATCTCGACGAACTATGTCGCGGAGATGGGCCTCGCGTTGGACCGCGCCGATCTCGTCTCCGCCCGAATCCGCCTCGATATGCTCAATCCGCCCCGGCTCACCCGTGGGTGGGAGGGTCTGCACGAATCCGGTCCGATGGACTACTTCGACTTCCTCCCCTGGACGTTCGGCGGCGCGCTCGGATGCCGGCGCGAGGTCTTCGAACGAACAGGAGGATTCGATCCGGATCTACTGACGACCGAGGACGTGGACTTCTGCTGGAGGGCTCAGCTCGATCACGGGGTGGCCTTCGCCTACGTCCCCGAGGCCACCGTCAACTACCGCCTGCGCGCCGAGCCCGCAGCAGCGTTCCGGCAGAGCCTTGCGTGGGGCGAAGGCCAGGCCGGCCTGTACCGCCGCTACCGCGATCGTGGATTGCGAGCGCCCAGCCAGCTCCGCGCCGCCGCACGCTGGGCGCGCAGCGCCCAGCTGCTGCTGTCGGCACGGAACCGGATCGATCTCGCGGTGGCCGCCCGCCACGCCGGCTCCCGTGTGGGGCGCCTCCGCGGCAGCGTGCGGTACCGATGTCTCTTCCTGTGA
- the dprA gene encoding DNA-processing protein DprA gives MNPLQQDSGSAREALVGLIPADLDDDAVLDRRARGVWSALCEPGDGDAGTLVAAVGAAEALRLVIADDARAVAAVVDGDPGRTREALDRWRPRLQPGAVAAAFDTARRAGVRLVVPGDDVWPTRVDDLGAHAPLCLWVRGAMPGRVGAAVAIVGARAATSYGEHVAMELAADLAGDGIRIISGAAYGIDGAAHRAALAAGGATDALLAGGVDRAYPSGHEDLLRRVARTGAVMSEVACGAAPTKWRFLARNRLIAAMADATVVVEAGWRSGSLNTAGHAAALGRALGAVPGPVTSPSSAGCHRLLRDYDARCITSAADVRELLGATEEVLPGAEDWVDEMTALRDALSTRVWRAVDDVARRCGQSIGDVERGLGLLLLEGRAQHGPGGWRLIAARR, from the coding sequence GTGAACCCGCTGCAGCAAGACTCCGGATCCGCGCGCGAAGCGCTCGTCGGCCTGATTCCGGCTGACCTCGACGACGACGCCGTGCTCGATCGACGCGCGCGGGGCGTGTGGTCGGCGCTGTGTGAACCGGGCGACGGCGATGCGGGAACACTCGTGGCGGCCGTCGGCGCCGCCGAGGCCCTGCGGCTCGTCATCGCCGACGACGCGCGCGCGGTCGCCGCCGTCGTGGATGGCGACCCCGGGCGGACGCGTGAGGCTCTGGACCGGTGGCGACCACGCTTGCAGCCGGGTGCGGTGGCAGCGGCGTTCGACACCGCCCGCCGCGCCGGCGTGCGTCTCGTGGTGCCGGGTGACGACGTCTGGCCGACGCGCGTGGACGACCTGGGTGCTCACGCGCCGCTGTGTCTCTGGGTGCGCGGGGCGATGCCTGGGCGGGTGGGTGCGGCCGTCGCCATCGTGGGTGCGCGGGCGGCGACATCGTACGGCGAGCACGTGGCGATGGAACTTGCCGCCGACCTCGCGGGCGACGGCATCCGCATCATCTCGGGAGCCGCCTATGGCATCGACGGGGCTGCCCATCGGGCGGCGTTGGCGGCGGGAGGAGCCACCGACGCGCTGCTGGCCGGCGGCGTGGACCGCGCCTATCCGTCGGGCCACGAGGATCTGCTCCGCCGCGTCGCCCGCACCGGCGCGGTCATGAGTGAGGTCGCGTGTGGCGCCGCCCCCACCAAGTGGCGGTTCCTCGCCCGCAACCGCCTCATCGCCGCAATGGCGGATGCGACGGTGGTCGTCGAGGCGGGCTGGCGCAGCGGTTCTCTCAACACGGCGGGGCACGCCGCAGCCCTCGGGCGTGCGCTCGGGGCGGTGCCGGGCCCCGTGACGAGTCCCTCGTCGGCCGGATGCCACCGGCTGCTGCGCGATTACGACGCGCGGTGCATCACGAGCGCGGCCGACGTCCGCGAGCTGCTGGGTGCCACAGAGGAGGTCCTCCCCGGGGCGGAGGACTGGGTCGACGAGATGACGGCGCTGCGTGACGCGCTCAGTACGCGCGTCTGGCGCGCGGTCGACGACGTCGCGCGCCGGTGCGGACAGAGCATCGGCGACGTCGAGCGGGGCCTCGGGCTGCTGCTGTTGGAAGGGCGGGCGCAGCACGGGCCGGGCGGGTGGCGGCTGATCGCGGCGCGACGCTGA
- a CDS encoding YifB family Mg chelatase-like AAA ATPase: MSVARTWAVALTGLDGALVEVEADLSRQTPDFKIIGLPDKALGEAHQRVHNACENSGVLLPRRRITVNLSPASLPKHGAGFDVAIAVAALATEQTLDHASLRRTVHVGELGLDGRLRPVPGVLPAVLAAARAGITRVAVPHANRAEAELVEGVEVLGAASLLDVLRWHGLAVEDRPLPPVRVDAPPEPAAPRLELAEVIGQRDAVDAVVVAASGGHHMLMSGPPGAGKTMLARRLPGILPDLDDAAALQAASVRSLGGARVTRLERTPPFEAPHHTSSIAALVGGGSRTIRPGAIARASGGVLFLDEAGEFASGALDALREPLEHGSILIERAGASAMFPARFQLVLATNPCPCGAYGVPGGDCVCPPAGIRRYLGRLSGPIRDRIDIELAVTRVSVAHAQVAAERTITTAQARDRVAEARDRAARRLRATPWRTNAEVSGTWLRQGPVAPPPAVRRPLDAALHRGALTLRGYDRVLRVAWSHADLAGRERLELDDIGRALYLKKGATPL; encoded by the coding sequence ATGAGTGTCGCGAGGACGTGGGCGGTCGCGTTGACGGGCCTCGACGGCGCGCTGGTCGAGGTGGAGGCGGACCTGTCGCGGCAGACACCGGACTTCAAGATCATCGGGCTGCCGGACAAGGCGCTGGGCGAGGCCCACCAGCGGGTGCACAACGCGTGCGAGAACTCCGGCGTGCTTCTGCCGCGCAGACGCATCACCGTCAACCTGTCGCCCGCGAGTCTGCCGAAGCACGGGGCGGGCTTCGACGTCGCGATCGCGGTGGCCGCGCTGGCGACCGAGCAAACCCTCGACCACGCTTCACTCCGCCGCACGGTGCACGTGGGGGAGCTGGGTCTGGACGGGCGGCTGCGCCCGGTGCCGGGCGTGCTCCCGGCTGTGCTCGCCGCCGCGCGGGCGGGCATCACCCGTGTGGCCGTTCCCCACGCGAACCGCGCTGAGGCGGAGCTCGTCGAGGGTGTGGAGGTGCTGGGCGCCGCGAGCCTGCTCGACGTGCTGCGCTGGCACGGCCTGGCCGTCGAAGATCGCCCGCTCCCGCCGGTCAGGGTCGACGCGCCGCCCGAGCCGGCGGCGCCCCGACTCGAGCTCGCAGAGGTGATCGGGCAGCGCGACGCCGTGGATGCCGTCGTGGTCGCCGCCTCCGGGGGGCACCACATGCTGATGAGCGGCCCGCCCGGCGCCGGCAAGACGATGCTCGCCAGGCGGCTCCCCGGCATCCTTCCCGACCTCGACGATGCGGCCGCGCTGCAGGCCGCCTCGGTGCGCTCCCTCGGCGGTGCGCGCGTGACCCGGCTGGAACGCACGCCGCCGTTCGAAGCGCCCCACCACACCTCCAGCATCGCGGCTCTCGTCGGGGGCGGCAGCCGCACCATCCGTCCCGGCGCGATCGCCCGCGCGAGTGGAGGCGTGCTCTTCCTCGACGAGGCGGGCGAGTTCGCTTCCGGCGCGCTGGACGCCCTGCGGGAGCCGCTGGAGCACGGATCGATCCTGATCGAACGCGCCGGCGCGAGCGCGATGTTTCCTGCGCGATTCCAGCTGGTGCTCGCAACCAATCCGTGCCCGTGCGGGGCGTACGGCGTGCCGGGCGGCGACTGCGTCTGCCCGCCCGCGGGAATCCGCCGCTACCTGGGGCGGCTCTCCGGTCCGATCCGCGACCGTATCGACATCGAGCTGGCCGTCACCCGGGTGTCGGTCGCGCACGCGCAGGTCGCGGCCGAACGGACCATCACCACCGCGCAGGCGCGTGACCGCGTAGCAGAGGCGCGCGATCGCGCGGCCCGTCGGTTGCGGGCGACCCCGTGGCGCACGAACGCGGAGGTCTCCGGCACCTGGCTCAGGCAGGGCCCCGTCGCCCCGCCGCCGGCGGTCCGCCGACCGCTGGATGCCGCGCTCCATCGCGGTGCGCTCACCTTGCGCGGCTATGACCGGGTGCTGCGCGTCGCCTGGAGCCACGCCGACCTCGCGGGGCGCGAGCGCCTCGAGCTCGACGACATCGGCCGCGCGCTCTACCTGAAGAAAGGCGCGACCCCCTTGTGA
- a CDS encoding YraN family protein: MAAKDERGRAGERRAARHLEQAGWRVLDRNWRCPQGEVDIVATSADALVVVEVKTRRSDAFGHPLEAVDERKRRRLWQLAFAWMAAHPDLVQGRRLRLDVIAITGDDPETAMLEHVQDLR, from the coding sequence ATGGCAGCCAAGGACGAGCGCGGGAGAGCGGGGGAGCGGCGTGCCGCCCGGCATCTGGAGCAGGCCGGGTGGCGGGTGCTCGACCGCAACTGGCGCTGCCCGCAGGGCGAGGTGGACATCGTCGCCACGAGCGCTGACGCGCTCGTCGTCGTCGAGGTGAAGACGCGGCGCTCGGACGCTTTCGGCCACCCCCTGGAAGCCGTCGATGAGCGCAAGCGCCGCCGACTGTGGCAGCTGGCCTTCGCGTGGATGGCCGCCCACCCCGACCTCGTGCAGGGACGCCGCCTGCGCCTGGACGTCATCGCCATCACGGGCGACGACCCCGAGACGGCAATGCTCGAGCACGTGCAGGACCTGCGATGA
- a CDS encoding DUF2469 domain-containing protein, with amino-acid sequence MDDEGFEDYDRELELALYREYRDVVSQFAYVIETERRFYLANEVNVVRRDTEHDFYFEISMTDVWVWDIYRADRFVKSVRVLTFKDVNVEELTRRDFHLPEELSLDS; translated from the coding sequence ATGGACGATGAGGGCTTCGAGGACTACGACCGCGAACTAGAGCTGGCGCTGTATCGCGAGTACCGCGATGTCGTGTCGCAGTTCGCCTATGTGATCGAGACTGAGCGTCGCTTCTACCTCGCCAACGAGGTGAACGTCGTGCGGCGCGACACCGAACACGACTTCTACTTCGAGATCTCGATGACCGACGTCTGGGTGTGGGACATCTACCGCGCGGACCGGTTCGTGAAGTCGGTGCGGGTGCTGACCTTCAAGGACGTCAACGTCGAGGAGCTGACCCGGCGGGACTTCCACCTGCCCGAGGAGCTTTCGCTGGACTCCTAG
- a CDS encoding ribonuclease HII, protein MTVVEPRLTLERRLLREHAVVIACDEVGRGALAGPVAVGAVAIDAARARRRVPEGLRDSKLVAEARRPVVAERAAGWVQASAVGWATAAEVDAVGIIRSLGLAALRAITQLRDQGVVPEDAIVLLDGNHDYITPAGGAGLHVRPVVKADRDCASAAAASVIAKVARDGHMTALHDDWPDYQWARNKGYASLEHRAAIRSLGLSAHHRASWSIAEAPTLF, encoded by the coding sequence AGCGTCGTCTGCTGCGCGAGCACGCGGTCGTCATCGCCTGCGATGAGGTGGGGCGTGGCGCGCTTGCGGGACCGGTTGCGGTGGGCGCCGTCGCGATCGATGCCGCGCGGGCACGCCGCCGCGTGCCGGAGGGCCTGCGGGACTCGAAGCTCGTCGCCGAGGCGCGGCGCCCCGTCGTGGCCGAGCGCGCCGCCGGGTGGGTGCAGGCGTCGGCTGTGGGCTGGGCGACGGCGGCGGAGGTGGATGCCGTGGGCATCATCCGCTCGCTGGGGCTTGCGGCGCTGCGGGCGATCACCCAGCTGCGCGATCAGGGCGTGGTGCCCGAGGACGCGATCGTGCTGCTGGACGGCAATCATGACTACATCACCCCGGCCGGGGGCGCAGGTCTGCACGTGCGGCCCGTGGTGAAGGCCGACCGCGACTGCGCCAGTGCCGCTGCGGCATCCGTCATCGCCAAGGTCGCCCGCGACGGGCACATGACCGCTCTTCACGACGACTGGCCCGACTATCAGTGGGCGCGCAACAAGGGCTACGCGAGCCTCGAGCATCGCGCCGCGATCCGTTCGCTGGGGCTCAGCGCGCATCACCGGGCTTCATGGTCGATCGCCGAGGCACCGACGCTGTTCTGA